In a genomic window of Punica granatum isolate Tunisia-2019 chromosome 6, ASM765513v2, whole genome shotgun sequence:
- the LOC116212030 gene encoding F-box protein At1g67340 encodes MRTRKRVCNQDGVGIFSDAGTASGKRSRRRRTVDGEAEARFSAGKRQRRGIDMFDSLPDDLVLCILSKLSASAGCPSDFMNVLLTCKRLKGLALNSQVLSVASSKAFAVKAENWCDSAHRFLKVCADSGNLEASYTLGMIRFYCLENRGSGASLMAKAAIASHAPALYSLAVVQFNGSGGSKDDKDLKAGVALCARAAFLGHIDAMRELGHCLQDGYGIRQNIAEGRRFLVQANARELAAVLSTSTTAAVLCSRAWLAWGQNSGTNHRHVGGAGCPLLSDFGCNVPAPEAHPANRFLAEWFAARDCSPGPGLRLCSHVGCGRPESRRHEFRRCSVCGTVNYCSRACQALDWKLRHKSECVPAERWVNEDGGEGRENNGAADGGRDMMEES; translated from the exons ATGAGGACCCGTAAAAGAGTCTGCAATCAGGATGGTGTGGGCATCTTCTCGGACGCGGGGACGGCTTCGGGAAAGAGGAGTCGGCGGAGGAGGACGGTGGACGGGGAGGCGGAGGCAAGGTTCTCTGCAGGGAAGCGCCAGAGGAGGGGTATTGATATGTTCGACTCCCTGCCCGATGACCTCGTCCTCTGTATCCTCTCCAAGCTCAGCGCCTCTGCCGGCTGCCCTTCCGATTTCATGAACGTCCTTCTAAC GTGCAAGAGACTGAAGGGGTTGGCCCTCAATTCTCAGGTTCTGTCCGTGGCGTCGTCTAAAGCTTTTGCCGTTAAAGCTGAGAACTGGTGTGACTCCGCTCACCGGTTTCTGAAGGTCTGCGCCGATTCCGGCAACCTCGAGGCCTCCTATACCCTCGGCATG ATCCGTTTTTACTGTTTGGAGAACCGGGGTAGCGGGGCTTCTCTGATGGCTAAGGCCGCGATTGCGTCGCACGCGCCGGCGCTCTATTCACTCGCGGTCGTCCAGTTCAACGGAAGCGGAGGGTCGAAGGACGACAAGGACTTGAAGGCGGGGGTGGCCCTGTGCGCACGGGCCGCGTTCCTCGGCCACATCGACGCCATGAGGGAGCTCGGCCACTGTCTTCAGGATGGCTACGGCATCCGCCAGAACATCGCCGAGGGCCGGCGCTTCCTTGTCCAGGCCAATGCCCGGGAGCTCGCCGCCGTACTATCCACCTCCACCACGGCCGCTGTGCTGTGCTCTCGCGCATGGCTCGCCTGGGGCCAGAACTCTGGCACTAACCACCGCCATGTGGGTGGCGCGGGGTGCCCGCTGCTGAGCGACTTCGGGTGCAACGTCCCGGCCCCCGAGGCGCACCCGGCGAACCGGTTCCTGGCCGAGTGGTTTGCCGCACGGGACTGCTCACCGGGGCCGGGGCTGAGGCTGTGCTCTCACGTCGGCTGCGGGAGGCCCGAGTCAAGGCGGCACGAGTTCCGGAGGTGCTCGGTGTGCGGGACCGTCAACTATTGCTCCCGCGCGTGTCAGGCGCTTGACTGGAAGCTCCGGCACAAGTCTGAGTGTGTGCCGGCGGAGCGGTGGGTGAACGAGGACGGCGGCGAAGGCAGGGAAAACAACGGGGCGGCTGACGGTGGGCGTGACATGATGGAGGAGAGTTGA
- the LOC116212466 gene encoding chlorophyll a-b binding protein 7, chloroplastic has product MASVCASSAIAAVAISSPSAQKSGSVVGSTKASFLSGKRLRVSKFTAPTAGRLVTVCAAADPDRPLWFPGSTPPPWLDGSLPGDFGFDPLGLGSDPETLRWNQQAELVHCRWAMLGAAGIFIPEFLTKIGILNTPSWYTAGEQEYFTDTTTLFIIELIFIGWAEGRRWADIIKPGCVNTDPIFPNNKLTGTDVGYPGGLWFDPLGWGSGSPEKVKELRTKEIKNGRLAMLAVMGAWFQHIYTGTGPIDNLFAHLADPGHATIFAAFTPK; this is encoded by the exons ATGGCGTCTGTCTGTGCTTCTTCTGCCATTGCGGCTGTTGCCATCTCTTCTCCCAG TGCTCAGAAGAGTGGATCAGTTGTTGGGTCCACAAAGGCTTCTTTCCTGTCCGGGAAGAGGCTGCGGGTGAGCAAATTCACGGCGCCCACTGCCGGAAGATTGGTGACTGTATGCGCTGCTGCCGATCCTGACAGACCCCTCTGGTTCCCTGGCAGCACCCCTCCTCCGTGGCTGGACGGCAG CCTCCCCGGTGACTTCGGCTTCGACCCTCTTGGTCTTG GATCTGATCCTGAGACCTTGAGATGGAACCAGCAAGCCGAGCTGGTCCACTGTCGGTGGGCCATGCTGGGAGCCGCCGGAATCTTCATCCCTGAATTCTTGACCAAGATCGGGATCCTGAACACTCCCTCGTGGTACACCGCGGGCGAGCAGGAGTACTTCACTGACACCACCACCCTCTTCATCATCGAGCTCATCTTCATCGGGTGGGCCGAGGGCAGGAGATGGGCCGACATCATCAAGCCCGGGTGCGTCAATACCGACCCAATCTTCCCCAACAACAAGCTCACCGGCACCGACGTGGGCTACCCAGGCGGGCTGTGGTTCGACCCTTTAGGTTGGGGCTCAGGCTCGCCCGAGAAGGTCAAGGAGCTGAGGACGAAGGAGATCAAGAACGGGAGGCTGGCTATGTTGGCTGTCATGGGCGCTTGGTTCCAACACATCTACACGGGGACCGGCCCCATTGACAACCTCTTCGCCCACCTTGCTGACCCCGGTCACGCCACAATTTTCGCA GCTTTTACTCCCAAGTGA
- the LOC116209871 gene encoding alpha-ketoglutarate-dependent dioxygenase alkB — protein sequence MLKSSQHRRTKRASVETSPPHQRSATRNVSPVALADHRRPVETRRETLSSASLCACLLLLPSDPPFRSRGAHRDGGMYGEGKGREPSDLERTAFRKAEKKYKLYYDDSFKSSKKKKQPKPVDLSEVLDFKAILGSFRRNGALPPGVAALSSGFDCPVFCLDNRPGFYFIPGALSIEEQCHWIRESLTSFPQPPNRTNHNAIYGPIHGLFAAATERKVLVEEGSPVASLGSEFDCFESEESVQRWKFSEENSVPSRGHGGKSISASVLLRKLRWSTLGLQFDWSKRNYDVSLPHNKIPDALCQLAKRMAAPTMPKGKEFKPEAAIVNYFGSGDTLGGHLDDMEADWSKPIVSMSLGCKAIFLLGGKSRDDAPVAMFLRSGDIVLMAGEARECFHGVPRIFTDKENAEIDPLESHFWHKDDHFLDYIKSSRININIRQVF from the exons ATGCTCAAGTCGAGTCAACACAGGAGAACGAAACGGGCGTCCGTCGAAACGTCACCTCCCCACCAGCGTTCAGCTACTCGAAACGTTTCTCCCGTTGCCCTTGCTGATCATCGGCGGCCGGTGGAAACGAGGCGCGAAACCCTATCGAGCGCCTCTCTGTGTGCctgccttcttcttcttccctcgGATCCGCCGTTCAGAAGCCGAGGAGCCCACCGCGACGGCGGAATGTACGGAGAGGGTAAAGGGCGGGAGCCGTCGGACTTGGAGCGGACCGCTTTCAGGAAGGCGGAGAAGAAGTACAAGCTCTACTACGACGATTCCTTCAAGTCCTCGAAGAA GAAGAAGcagccgaaacccgtggaccTGTCGGAGGTGCTCGATTTCAAGGCCATTTTGGGCTCATTCCGTCGGAACGGAGCACTCCCTCCGGGAGTTGCGGCACTTAGTAGCGGTTTCGACTGTCCTGTCTTCTGCTTAGACAATCGACCTG GATTCTACTTTATTCCCGGGGCGTTGAGTATCGAAGAACAATGCCATTGGATCAGGGAGAGCTTAACTAGTTTCCCGCAGCCGCCCAATAGAACGAATCACAATGCAATATACGGGCCTATTCATGGGCTATTCGCAGCAGCAACAGAAAGAAAAGTCCTGGTCGAGGAGGGGAGTCCAGTTGCCAGTTTGGGTTCAGAATTTGACTGTTTCGAGAGCGAAGAAAGTGTTCAGCGATGGAAATTTTCGGAAGAAAACTCTGTGCCATCGAGAGGACATGGAGGCAAGTCCATTTCAGCCTCGGTCCTTTTGCGGAAACTGCGCTGGAGCACCCTTGGTCTCCAGTTTGATTGGTCCAAG CGGAACTACGATGTGTCCCTCCCACATAATAAGATTCCTGATGCCCTCTGTCAACTGGCTAAACGAATGGCTGCTCCTACCATGCCCAAGGGGAAAGAATTTAAGCCTGAAGCTGCAATAGTGAATTACTTCGGTTCAG GTGATACGTTAGGGGGGCATCTTGATGATATGGAAGCTGATTGGAGTAAGCCCATTGTAAGCATGAG CCTCGGTTGCAAAGCCATCTTTCTGTTGGGAGGGAAATCTAGAGACGATGCACCAGTAGCAATGTTTCTTCGGAGTGGTGACATTGTTCTTATGGCAGGAGAAGCGAGGGAGTGTTTTCATG GTGTGCCTCGGATATTTACTGACAAAGAAAATGCTGAAATCGATCCTCTTGAATCGCATTTTTGGCACAAAGACGATCACTTCTTGGACTATATCAAAAGTTCCAGAATCAACATCAACATCCGACAAGTCTTCTGA